The segment TGGAATACATTTGCCAGCCTTGCTATCGATCCCTTAAGGAGTCTTTTGCTGGCGAACCACCGGAAAACCGAAGAGCCTGGAAATCGATCAAATCGAACGCGCTCATTCTGACTGAAACGACTGCTCTGTTGGCAGATCGGGTTCCGAAAAACAGCTCGGATGAGCAAGCCGCTCTTTGGCGTGAGATTTCGCACGACGTTTACACTTCAGGCAAAGCCCTCTACAAGTCAGCAGGCGACTTTGAAGCCGCAACCAGGAACTACGGCGCGATGATTGAAAGCTGCAACAAGTGCCATCAGGAATTTGCCAAAGGCAAGTACCAACTTAAAAAGTAGGCGTTTTGCTGCGGTGCATGCTACAATTTGAACACACGTTCGAATTACTTTAGCGTCGCCACCATGACATATTCCTCGATAAAAGGCGCCTGGCTGGCCGTTGCGGTGGCAATCGCTTGGCTACCTGCCGGCTTCGTTTCGGCGCAGGTCAAAACGTTGATCGCGGATTCCTGCATTCATTGTCACGATGAATCGACCGATACCTCGCTGGATTTTGACGCACTCGACTTCGACTTGAAGGATGAGAAGACGTTCGCCATGTGGGAGCGAGTGTACGATCGCGTTGCCGCTGGTGAGATGCCTCCCGAAGACGAAGATCGCCCTGACCAAACCACCCAGAAAAAAGCCCTCGCCCAGATTCACGACTCGCTCAGCAAACGCAGTCTGGCGATTCAAAAGGAGAACGGGCGGTCAACGATCAGGCGTCTGACTCGGACTGAATACGAGTACTCGCTGCACGATCTACTTGGAATCAAAACCGAGTTGGCGAGATTGCTTCCCGCCGAAAACGAGTCGGGATTCGACACCGTCGCGAAGAATCAGGGAATCTCGCAACTTCACGCGAAATCCTGGCTAATCGCGGCCGACGCAGCGATCGATTCGGCAATCAATTTGGGCGTTGAACCAGACAGCAAACCGCAGCGTTTTGAAATGCTGGAACTCGAATCGGTCAAAAACCATTTTGCGCCCGAAGGCGGTAAGAACAAGCACATCATCCTGGGAAAAGAAGACGACGGGATCGTGATCTTTGAATCCGGATCGACCTATTTGTACAGCTTGAAAAAGTCAGGGATGGATCATTCCGGCACGTTTCGAATTCGCGCCGAAGCCGAAACATTTCGCAGTGACACTCCGATCGTTGTGGCATTTTTTGCGGGCAGCTACAGCCGTGGCCAGTCCCGGATTCTCGACTATTGGGATGCTGTTCCCGGCGAAACTCTGGAGATTGACTTCGAACCCACGCTGCGACGGGGCGAGTACATTTTTCCGCAAGCGTTTGAGCTGATGAAGTCGAAAGACAATGCGAACATTTGGAATGTTGGCCCGGAGAAATACGAAGGTGCCGGCCTGAAATTGAAATGGGTTTCGATCGAAGGTCCGCTCCACAATTCCTGGCCACCGGTTAGTGCAACGAATTTATTGCCCGGAGTGAAATTCAATAAACGCGAGCATCTTGCATGGCGGAACAATCGGCACATTCAATTTGACATTGAAACGCCGGAAGGAAATCCGTTGGCGACGATCCGAAAAGGCATCAGTAAACTCGCGGCCAGAGCATTTCGACGCCCGCTGCGAAAAGGGGAAGCGGACGAGTACCTCGTGATCGCGAAAAACGCACTCGATGAAGGTGCAGCGTTTGACAAGGCGTCGCGGCTGGCAATGCGAAGCGTCCTTTGCTCGCCACATTTCCTGTTTCACTCGGGCGAACCTGGTGAACTGGATGACTTTTCCCTGGCCAGCCGACTATCGTACTTTTTTTGGAAAAGCATCCCCGATTCGACGCTGCTCAAACTCGCAAACGCGGGAGAGCTATCCGATGACGAAGTGTTGAGGCAACAAGTCGATCGAATGCTCGACGATCAGAAAGCAAATCGGTTCTTCGGTGATTTCCTTGGCCAGTGGTTGGAACTTCGACGCATCGACGCCACCTCGCCTGATTCGCGACTGTACCCTGAGTACGATCCGGTGTTGCGGTCGGCGATGACGGAGGAAAGCGAAGCGTTCTTTGGCGAGCTGGTGAAAGAAGATCTTGGCGTCGCAAATCTGGTCGATTCCGACTTTGCGATGCTTAACCGTCGGCTTGCTGACCACTACGGCATCAGCGGCGTCGAAGGTCAACACATTCGCCGCGTTGACACGAAAGGCACCGTTCGCGGCGGATTTCTGACTCAAGCCGCAATTCTGAAAACAACGGCGAACGGAACGACAACTTCTCCAGTTCGACGCGGCAATTGGGTGCTGACCAGCATTCTCGGGACGCCTTCGCCTCCTCCTCCACCGAACGTCGGAGCGATTGAGCCGGACACGCGTGGCACGACAACGATTCGTGAGGAACTCACGGCTCATCGCAACTCCATGGTGTGTAACAGCTGCCACAAGAACATTGATCCACCCGGGTTCGCGTTGGAAAGCTTTGACGTAATCGGCGGATTTCGCGAGAAGTATCGTTCTGTTGAACACGGTGATGCACCGAAGACGAAACTGTTTGGACGTCACATTTGGGAATACAAACTTAATCTGCCAGTCAATCCATCTGGCGAAACTCCTGACGGGGTTTCGTTTTCGGACATCGAGTCGTACAAGCGAATTCTGGCCAAACGCAAACGTAATCTGGCAGAGAACCTCGTCCGGCAGTTGGTGGTTTACTCGACGGGCGCCGAAATCCAGTTCGCCGACCGAGCGAAGATCGATAACATTCTGAAGCAATGCGAAGACGATGATTATGGTGTGAGATCTCTGATTCACGCCGTTGTGCAATCCAAACTGTTCAGGCACAAATAGGACGCAGCATGAAACTTCCACTCAATCGAAGATCATTCCTCCAGGCTGCCGGCGTCGCGATCGCGATTCCAGCCATGGAAGCTCTCGCGCCCACTCGCGCACTTGCTGCGATCGCCGCCGCGCCGCCCAAGCGTCTGATCACGATCTGCACGACACTGGGTTTACACGCTCCATCGCTGTTCCCAGAAACTGCTGGCACAGATTACGAGATGACACCTTATCTGAAACATCTGGCTGAGCATCGGGACAAGTTCACTTTGTTCGCCGGATTGTCTCACCCAAACCAGGCGGGCAAGGATGGTCACTCCTCACAGATGACCTGGCTAACCGCGGCCGAGAATCCGGGACTTTCGGGATTCCAAAATTCGATCTCCATCGACCAGTTGGCCGCGGAAAAACTGGGCTACGTCACGCGGTTTCCGTCGATCACGCTTAGCTCCGACGGCGGCAGCAGCCAGTCCTACAACCGCAGCGGCGTCATGGTTCCGGCCGAGCATCGTCCGTCAAAGGTTTTCGCGGACATGTTCCTGCAAGGAAAAGAATACGAGATCAAAAAACAGAAACAGTTGCTGGGAGAAGGCCGCAGCATCCTTGATCTGGTTGGAGGACAGGCAAATCGCCTCAAGCGTAACGTGTCGGCGAACGATCGCGAGCGACTGGAGGAGTACTTCAATTCGATCCGCGAAGCCGAACGAAACCTGGGCGAAGCTGATGCGTGGGTGGATCGCCCCAAACCAAAGGTTGACGCCGAATTGCCGCCGGACATCGCCAAGGACAATGATCTGATCGGCAGAACAAACCTGCTGATGAAG is part of the Mariniblastus fucicola genome and harbors:
- a CDS encoding DUF1592 domain-containing protein, whose protein sequence is MTYSSIKGAWLAVAVAIAWLPAGFVSAQVKTLIADSCIHCHDESTDTSLDFDALDFDLKDEKTFAMWERVYDRVAAGEMPPEDEDRPDQTTQKKALAQIHDSLSKRSLAIQKENGRSTIRRLTRTEYEYSLHDLLGIKTELARLLPAENESGFDTVAKNQGISQLHAKSWLIAADAAIDSAINLGVEPDSKPQRFEMLELESVKNHFAPEGGKNKHIILGKEDDGIVIFESGSTYLYSLKKSGMDHSGTFRIRAEAETFRSDTPIVVAFFAGSYSRGQSRILDYWDAVPGETLEIDFEPTLRRGEYIFPQAFELMKSKDNANIWNVGPEKYEGAGLKLKWVSIEGPLHNSWPPVSATNLLPGVKFNKREHLAWRNNRHIQFDIETPEGNPLATIRKGISKLAARAFRRPLRKGEADEYLVIAKNALDEGAAFDKASRLAMRSVLCSPHFLFHSGEPGELDDFSLASRLSYFFWKSIPDSTLLKLANAGELSDDEVLRQQVDRMLDDQKANRFFGDFLGQWLELRRIDATSPDSRLYPEYDPVLRSAMTEESEAFFGELVKEDLGVANLVDSDFAMLNRRLADHYGISGVEGQHIRRVDTKGTVRGGFLTQAAILKTTANGTTTSPVRRGNWVLTSILGTPSPPPPPNVGAIEPDTRGTTTIREELTAHRNSMVCNSCHKNIDPPGFALESFDVIGGFREKYRSVEHGDAPKTKLFGRHIWEYKLNLPVNPSGETPDGVSFSDIESYKRILAKRKRNLAENLVRQLVVYSTGAEIQFADRAKIDNILKQCEDDDYGVRSLIHAVVQSKLFRHK
- a CDS encoding DUF1552 domain-containing protein: MKLPLNRRSFLQAAGVAIAIPAMEALAPTRALAAIAAAPPKRLITICTTLGLHAPSLFPETAGTDYEMTPYLKHLAEHRDKFTLFAGLSHPNQAGKDGHSSQMTWLTAAENPGLSGFQNSISIDQLAAEKLGYVTRFPSITLSSDGGSSQSYNRSGVMVPAEHRPSKVFADMFLQGKEYEIKKQKQLLGEGRSILDLVGGQANRLKRNVSANDRERLEEYFNSIREAERNLGEADAWVDRPKPKVDAELPPDIAKDNDLIGRTNLLMKLLPLIVQSDSSRVITVTLHGRNDVPVVDGVKDDHHNLSHHGQDETKIAQLMRIETELMKSFAGLLGGLSEKKEAGSSLLDNTMIVFGSNLGNANAHDWRNLPIIAAGGKFKHGRFVKHDAEKNVPLSNLYLTMLQNLGIESDKFGTSSSTLTW